A single Alcanivorax borkumensis SK2 DNA region contains:
- the priB gene encoding primosomal replication protein N: protein MESNHCELTGVIVTLEKVALTPAGVPRQRIWLEHRSRQLEDGHPREVQARIAVILAGGMTQQAAGLKEGQRIKVIGCLSRAGYKGDARDRLQLLAQTLQSLN, encoded by the coding sequence TTGGAAAGCAACCACTGCGAACTCACTGGTGTGATCGTCACCTTAGAAAAGGTGGCCCTGACTCCAGCCGGAGTGCCCCGCCAGAGAATCTGGTTGGAGCATCGCTCTCGGCAACTGGAAGACGGACATCCCCGTGAAGTCCAGGCCCGCATTGCCGTTATTCTGGCAGGTGGGATGACCCAGCAGGCCGCAGGCCTGAAAGAGGGTCAGCGAATCAAGGTAATCGGATGCCTCAGCCGTGCCGGTTACAAGGGAGACGCCCGGGACCGTTTGCAATTGCTTGCCCAAACGCTGCAAAGCCTTAACTAA
- the rplI gene encoding 50S ribosomal protein L9: MQVILLETIKNLGDLGAVVDVRSGYGRNFLIPQGKALPATKANLAEVEQRRAELEKHAAQQLGAAQERAEKLNETTVSIAAKAGDEGKLFGSVGTRDIAEAISSSTGVDVEKAEVKLPHGALRTTGEFEIDLALHAEVTVAIKLAVVPAE, from the coding sequence ATGCAAGTGATCCTGCTGGAAACGATCAAGAACCTGGGCGATTTGGGCGCAGTTGTAGACGTACGTTCTGGTTACGGCCGTAACTTCCTGATCCCGCAAGGCAAAGCGCTGCCTGCCACCAAAGCCAATTTGGCTGAAGTGGAACAGCGTCGTGCTGAGCTAGAAAAGCACGCTGCACAGCAGCTGGGTGCTGCCCAGGAACGCGCCGAGAAGCTGAACGAAACCACCGTTTCCATCGCCGCTAAAGCTGGTGACGAAGGCAAGCTGTTTGGTTCTGTGGGCACCCGCGACATCGCGGAAGCCATTTCTTCTTCCACTGGTGTGGATGTTGAGAAAGCAGAAGTGAAGCTGCCTCATGGTGCGTTGCGCACCACCGGTGAGTTCGAAATTGACCTGGCGTTGCACGCCGAGGTCACTGTGGCCATCAAACTGGCTGTGGTTCCTGCCGAGTAA
- the rpsF gene encoding 30S ribosomal protein S6 — protein sequence MRHYEVVFLVHPDQSEQVSAMVERYSAIVTDGKGTIHRVEDWGRRQLAYPINKIHKAHYVMLNIECDGETLGELENTFRFNDAVIRHLVIRRDNAITEPSPLAKHDEKEGAAS from the coding sequence ATGCGTCATTACGAAGTTGTGTTTCTGGTTCATCCGGACCAGAGCGAGCAGGTGTCTGCTATGGTCGAGCGCTACAGCGCGATCGTGACCGACGGCAAAGGCACTATCCACCGTGTTGAAGATTGGGGCCGTCGTCAGCTGGCTTACCCGATCAACAAGATCCACAAAGCTCACTATGTGATGCTGAACATCGAATGTGACGGCGAGACCCTGGGCGAGCTGGAAAACACTTTCCGCTTTAACGATGCCGTAATCCGTCACCTCGTAATTCGTCGCGACAACGCTATTACTGAGCCGTCGCCGCTGGCGAAGCATGACGAGAAGGAAGGGGCTGCCAGCTAA
- the rpsR gene encoding 30S ribosomal protein S18 — MARFYRRRKFCRFTAEGVEYIDYKDLDTLKAYITETGKIVPSRITGTKARYQRQLASAIKQARFLALLPYSDSHDN, encoded by the coding sequence ATGGCCCGTTTTTATCGCCGCCGCAAGTTCTGCCGCTTTACTGCGGAAGGTGTTGAGTACATCGATTACAAAGATCTCGACACCCTGAAAGCCTACATCACCGAGACTGGCAAGATCGTGCCCAGCCGTATCACCGGCACCAAGGCACGCTACCAGCGTCAGCTGGCCTCTGCTATTAAGCAGGCTCGCTTCCTGGCGCTGCTGCCGTACTCTGACAGCCACGACAATTAA
- the rlmB gene encoding 23S rRNA (guanosine(2251)-2'-O)-methyltransferase RlmB, translated as MNKPLMYSGFHAVEALLRHRPEAVLELFVQDTRADRDDPRLAALMQAAKDFGIAIQRARREVLEKHAGPQNQGIVARARPRRPLDESALLQWLDGKPAKPLLLVLENVTDPHNLGACLRSADAAGVQAVIVPRRNAAGLTPVACRTAVGAAESLAYYEIGNLASLLDQLRDRGVWVVGTALEERSESLFTFQAPESLAVVMGAEGSGLKRLTRDKCDQLLEIPMAGEVQSLNVSVATGVMLFQVRAQRSVE; from the coding sequence ATGAATAAACCCCTAATGTATTCCGGCTTCCATGCGGTGGAGGCGCTGTTGCGCCATCGGCCGGAGGCAGTGCTGGAGCTGTTCGTTCAGGATACCCGGGCCGACCGGGATGATCCGCGTCTGGCTGCTCTGATGCAGGCAGCAAAAGATTTCGGTATCGCTATCCAGCGAGCTCGGCGCGAGGTGCTTGAAAAGCACGCAGGGCCCCAGAATCAGGGCATCGTGGCGCGGGCGCGACCCCGTCGCCCTTTAGATGAGAGCGCGTTGTTGCAGTGGCTGGACGGCAAGCCGGCCAAGCCGTTGCTGCTGGTTCTGGAAAACGTTACCGATCCGCATAATCTCGGCGCCTGCCTGCGCAGTGCGGATGCTGCCGGGGTTCAGGCAGTGATTGTGCCGCGCCGTAATGCGGCAGGCCTGACGCCGGTGGCATGTCGCACTGCGGTTGGGGCGGCGGAGAGCCTGGCGTATTACGAGATTGGTAATTTGGCTAGCCTGCTGGACCAGCTGCGCGATCGAGGGGTTTGGGTGGTTGGCACGGCTTTAGAAGAACGAAGTGAGTCCCTGTTTACCTTCCAGGCCCCGGAATCCCTGGCCGTGGTGATGGGGGCTGAAGGGAGTGGGTTAAAGCGCCTGACCCGTGATAAGTGCGACCAGTTGTTGGAGATACCCATGGCTGGGGAAGTGCAGAGCCTCAATGTGTCTGTTGCTACTGGGGTTATGCTGTTTCAGGTGCGGGCTCAACGCAGCGTGGAATGA